The Pyrus communis chromosome 5, drPyrComm1.1, whole genome shotgun sequence region GCAATTAAAGCAACCACCATCATTTTGTTGTGTCAAGGAATAAACGTTTGAGTGCACACGGCAACCTGCAGACTTTCTTGGGTCAGAGGATTTTCCACTTCCTGAAATTGACAACAGTGTTAAAAGGTCGAAGGAGCCACTGTAAGGAAAAAGCTATACACATTAAAAATCTTCGAACCATTACTAGCATTCTCCTGGGGCTTTGTGTCAAGTGCTTGCTTCAGCTTGTAACCAAGACGAATTGACAATGTACTTAACAAGGCACCACCAGCAATAAGAACCCAATTAGGTCCATCCCCCTGAAAAGGTTTGGATCTCTGAGCTCTAGGCACAGCAGttgtttttggtttcatttTAAAAGCTAGTGGTGTTGgaggataaaattctgaatCATCCAAGAATGACCTATGTCAAGAAAATACCAAATTTCCATGCTATCTATATGAAAGACATCATCTTAGGTAAATTGAATCAGGAAAGAGAAGTTAATCAATCCTGACATGAAAATTGCAATCACTGATGCATGAATACTAACCAAGACAAATGAAACAGAGAACTGACAGTAAGCCCACAGATTTTCACATGAACGACTTAGAATTACTAAAACGACGGGATATAGAAATCAACAAATAAGTGGTTAATTTCACTGCTCGTGAGTTCCACCCCAGGTACATCTCCTAACCGCCCTATATATGGTAACATTCTGATTCTTTACTTGGAGACTGGAGGACGCGATTGTCCAAATGCACAAGGATTGCCACTTCAATGAAAGTCAAAATGCAGTTTAAAGCTTAGAGTTAAGGATTTAAGAGCTCGTTTgtatatgcttttaaaatgactgaaagcgcttttagtgaattttttttttaaaaccaatctTTAATAAAGATGCAAATAAATCTTggaaaatcacttaaagtgctttctagaagaagcacataactagtgcttcttgctgaaagcactttaagtgcttttgaacccaaaaacattttctctaaaagtactttatgtcattttaaaagtacattcaAACGAGCCCTAAGTTATCTAGGAACATGGGCATTAAAACCTACGGTTTAAGCCTTCAATGGTTTCTAGGGCAAAAGATGGCCTCaagaattttccttttttttttttttttccctccacAATATGATTAATCTGTTTGAAAAATTATACCTTACATTCATACGATTACAATATACCAAATCAAGTAAAAGTGCAATTACAAATTGCCCGCCCAAATTTCAGCTTGGAAGAGAATAAAActcttttcctttgaataagAATGCAGAAGGAATTTTGCAGTCTGGGTCTGATAATATAACTAAACCTCATTTGTTTAAGACGTCGAGCTAAAATAATTCCCAAAAACTATACATGGAAGCTGGGACGCAAATCTATAACTCCAATTGAAAACAGAAATGAAATCCaccaacataaacaaaaaatatcgATTCCAATTTAGAATTTACACACAGACGAGAGAGAAGACTAGTATCTATCATTCgaagcaaaagaaaagaaaggcaTACCTCGTTCGCTCATTGGGTTCGTCCATTTACAGTAGTAGCCATTAGGTTAGGGTTTCTGAAAATTTAAGCAACTGACTCTCTCTGACTCAGTCACTCTGccccttttgtttttccttttttgcttCCCCTTtgtagaaacaaaacaaaatgcaggttaaataataaattacaaatttttattaatgcATCGTTCTTATGCCACGTCACCCTTTCATCTAGAATATTGGCAATCCAGTCCCTTCCCGCTTCCCGCTttcgtttttttattattttggaattagagaaaaaaatttaaatgtggtctacaaaattttatttttctgtttcaaGTTTGAGTAGTCTAGATAAGTGGatgaagataaataaaaaactaaaagctAATTTTAATTGAGTATTTAAAATTAGCttgtagttttttatttatcttcaaCCATTTAACTAGGCTATTCGAACTTGAAAGCTTATGTATTTTTCTggacaaagaaaaaaacttgaCAAGCCTATGCATTTCAGAATATGTTTTGTAAGGAAGTAAAGATTAAGAGGCAAAGCCCCTATGTCAACTCAAGCAAGAAGAGTCAAACAAGTGAAATCACTAGCTCAATTTAAAATGTATATGCATTAATCCTAATTTGCCAAGGTAAGAAGACAATAAATAAGAATTTTCAAATCACCCTCTATAGCACGTTTAGTATGAATTGTAGGATTTGGATTCCATCCGGATCGTCTTTGGAGGATCCTAAAGATTCTTACATCCTATTCgcttatcgtacattgtgcgatcataaattattttattaaaaattaaacacaaacaatgcggtcagaaattattttaaattattttatttaaaattaaatacaaacagtattTAATAATTTATGATCACATAATTTACGATGAATGGATAGAATTTTAGTATCCTTATCTTGAATGATGCCCATTTTGAGAGCCAAAGCTTGAGCCATGAGTGTTGAAGTTATTAGTTGTTTTGTACCCGCAACAACAAGAGGAGAATCATCATGATTTCTGGTAATGAAACCACCAACAATATTCAAAAATACATTTTAATCCCATTTCACCCTTGATTATATTTGTGTGATCCAAGCAACTTCAAGGCAAAATGCACGACTTTAAGCTTTCTACTATCCTTTGAAACCGAATATGTGAACTCCAACAAATGTGGTTTTATCTCAACTTCTTAAATCTGAAAttatttaagtttattttttattttttccttttcaaatgTTAAGCTCACTATgaatcttatttatttataactaGTTTAAAACACGGTACTTCCAACGTGATGCAAGTAAAGAGGGGAAATTTAGAGTCAACTGAACTTGTACAACTTGTCACAGACCAAAGGCCACTCTCTGCACAGAGTCATGACGTTTTTTGCTGGGCATTCGAATGAGGCCTGTAATATGTAATTCTGTAATTGCCCTGCAAAATCGTGCTCTGTGAAAAGCATGGTTAAGGATCATGGTACACATCCAAATCAAATTTTTGGTAGTCATTCAGTATAGGGAAAAAAACACAACAGAACATAATCCTTGATGCAGGAAGAAGTAATGCATCCTATGCTACGCATCTATAAGAATAAAGCAAATATGTGATCGACAACCACTGGGAACTGTTGCATCTCGCAACGCGTGACAAGGTCAGAAAACGATAATCGAGAGAAGTTGGGATTTGGTTTCGTGACTAGTATTTTTATCTTTCCATAGCTGTAAAAAAGGGTCAACAGAAACAGTACGATTATGTCTAGCACCATAAACATCTTTGATTAGGTCAGTTCTTTAGTCTGAAGTCAGGCTGTTGAATGTATAATTCATCTATATCTAAGCCAAATGAGACTGCATCAACTCACTACAAATGAAGATAATGTGCACTTGGAAGTGGGAGAGAGATAATACTTGGATGTGTTAGTCAAATCTGGTTTGCAACTTCCttcctcaaatttcaataagGACTGCAGTTCCTTTATCATGTGCCTTCCTGCAATGCATCTTTGATAAAATGATGCCTCCTGCCAATGTGCTTAGTCTTCTAATGAAATACAGAATTCTTAGTAATTGCAATGGCAGAAGTGTTATCACAGTGAAGGGGAGTAACTTCAGTTTGTAATTCTCCAAAATCTTCCAAAACAAACCTCAGCCATATTGCTTGAGTTGTAGCTTTTGATGCAGttatatattcagcctctgcaGTTGAGAGTGCAATACAGTTTTGCTTGACTGAAGCCCAAGAGAACACACCACTGCCAAATGAGGATGCATATCCTGATTTGCTCTTACTGTCCTCCAATGAACCACCCCAATCAATATCACAGAAGCCAATTAAacaagcttttcttcctttcacaTACTCGAGGCCATAATCCAAGGTCCCCTTGATGTATCTGAGTACCCTCTTTGTAGTTCCATAGTGTCTATTAGTAGGACAGTGCATAAATCTTGCCAATAGACTTGTTGCATACATTATATCTGGCCTTGTAGCAGTGAGATATAGAAGGCTTCCCACAATACTCCTATACATTTCCTCACTCGCAAATCCACTTCCATCATCTTTAGACAACTTCTCAGTAGCTACAAGAGGAAGTTGTGACAATCTTTGCTTCATTTAATCCAAACTTACTCAGTAAAGAATTTCCATACTTCTTCTGATGAATGAAGATGCTAGAGTTAGTTTGAATCACTTATATCCCAAGGAAGTGATGAAGAAGTCCCAAGTCTGTCATCTCATACTTCATTTTCATATCTTCCCTGAACTCTTCTAGCATTCATTTGCAACTGCCAGTGTAGACTATTTCGTCCACATAGATAGAAACGATCAAGACATCTTCTCCTCTTGCCTTTATATACATAATTGGTTCACTCAAGCTCTTCTCGAAACCACACCGTGAGAAATAGTTGTCAATCTCTCCATACCAGGCTCTTGGAGCTTGTTTTAGACCATAGAGAGCCTTATGAAGCTTATACACATTTTCCTCCTTGCCTTTGACTACAAAACCTTCAGGTTGCTCAACATAGACCTATTCTTATAATACTCCATTCAAGAAAACTGATTTCACAtctaaccaatgtattaaaagcgtgaggcgtgGGCGAGACGTTCGACGGATAACTTAGCCTAGGTGTGGGCGAAGCCTTACCGGACCTGAAATAATAGAGGACTGCTGAGAAAAACAGAGGAAACAGGTGAGAAAAATAGAGGAAATAAGGACTCTTggggttttaaaaataaaacaaaaacagacTTGGCCAAAATGACGTTGTTTTGGTCcaagtcatttaaaaaaaaaattaaagacttCGCCacaacgacgtcgttttggaccaagtcttaaaaaaaaacaaaaaatccttcttcttcttcgcggTCGTCTTCTTCGTGAAGACACCGCACATCCTATAACCCTAAACCCAGATGACAGAGCTTGAAAAAAGAGCAGTTGACTTATATTTTGGGTCGCGGATGGATCTAGGAACGCCCACCAACTGCCTATAGGCGCGTCTTAGCCGCCTAGTGTCGCCTTGACCATGCCTCGACGAGTTTTCGCCCACTCCCATTGGGCAGAGGCGTTATCACTCCCGCGCTGCCTCCAAAGCCGTCTCAGCGCGCCTCGGTGCgcgtcttttaaaacattgcatcTAACTGATACAATTTCCAGTTCCTTTGTGCAGCCAAGGCTATTGAGGTTCTAATAGTGTCCAACCTAGCAACTGGTGCATAGGTCTCATTGTAGTCCAAACCGGGTTTCTGTGCATAGCCCTTTGCAACCAGCCTTGCTTTAGGTataggggtttagggtttagggtatagGGGTATAGAGTATAGGggtttgagggttgagggttgagggtttgaaGGTTTGAGGgttaggggtttagggtttggggtttgggggtttagggtttagggtttagggtttagggtttagggttaggggtttagggtttagggtttagggtttagggtttagggtttagggtttaggggtttagggtttagggtttagggttttagggtttagggtttagggtttagggtttagggtttagggtttagggtttagggtttagggtttagggtttagggtttagggtttagggtttagggtttagggtttagggtttagggtttagggtttagggtttagggtttagggtttagggtttagggtttagggtttagggtttagggtttagggtttagggtttagggtttagggtttagggtttagggtttagggtttagggtttagggtttagggtttagggtttagggtttagggtttagggtttagggtttagggtttagggtttagggtttagggtttagggtttagggtttagggtttagggtttagggtttagggtttagggtttagggtttagggtttagggttta contains the following coding sequences:
- the LOC137734593 gene encoding secreted RxLR effector protein 161-like, with the protein product MKQRLSQLPLVATEKLSKDDGSGFASEEMYRSIVGSLLYLTATRPDIMYATSLLARFMHCPTNRHYGTTKRVLRYIKGTLDYGLEYVKGRKACLIGFCDIDWGGSLEDSKSKSGYASSFGSGVFSWASVKQNCIALSTAEAEYITASKATTQAIWLRFVLEDFGELQTEVTPLHCDNTSAIAITKNSVFH